Proteins from a genomic interval of Sporomusaceae bacterium:
- a CDS encoding serine hydrolase yields the protein MIRKVALLLAALLLVTAVASANSYKEIVGDAKKFDGRVGVYAKNLKTGKALSYNQDAVFPAASTAKLVVAMALYKYIYPAASPAKKELYDENVDDMIVVSGNDSYRAMLDEIDALRPDALRKVTRDLRLRQTQVHSDDAYKRYKYHSVTTPYEMALVFENIYRDRYLGRQKSAELKYKLANTIFRDEIPRFMETPVMHKVGALDNLLCDVGIVDDGRDQILISVYTLTDRPEAYASDYIARTAAKAYNALRRK from the coding sequence TTGATCAGAAAAGTCGCCCTTCTCCTTGCCGCTCTCCTCCTTGTCACCGCTGTCGCCTCGGCAAATTCCTACAAGGAAATCGTCGGCGACGCCAAGAAATTCGACGGCCGGGTCGGCGTTTACGCCAAAAACCTCAAAACCGGCAAGGCCCTCTCTTACAACCAGGACGCCGTTTTTCCCGCCGCCTCGACCGCAAAGCTGGTGGTAGCGATGGCGCTCTACAAGTACATATATCCCGCCGCCAGCCCGGCAAAAAAAGAGCTGTATGACGAGAATGTCGACGACATGATCGTCGTCAGCGGCAACGACTCTTACCGCGCGATGCTCGACGAGATTGACGCCCTCCGCCCCGACGCTCTCAGGAAAGTGACGCGCGATCTCCGTCTGCGCCAAACGCAGGTGCATAGCGACGACGCCTATAAACGCTACAAATACCACAGCGTCACCACGCCGTACGAGATGGCGCTGGTATTCGAGAACATCTACCGCGACCGCTACCTCGGCAGGCAGAAGTCGGCCGAACTGAAATACAAGCTCGCCAACACCATCTTCCGCGACGAGATTCCCCGTTTCATGGAAACCCCGGTGATGCACAAAGTCGGCGCCCTCGACAACCTCCTCTGCGACGTCGGCATCGTCGACGACGGCCGCGACCAAATCCTCATCAGCGTCTACACCTTGACCGACCGCCCCGAAGCTTACGCCAGCGATTATATCGCCAGAACGGCGGCGAAGGCTTATAACGCTTTGCGGCGCAAATAG
- the upp gene encoding uracil phosphoribosyltransferase, with the protein MQVRIIDHPLIQHKLTLIRDIRTGPKEFRELLEEIAMLMAYEITRNLPLEETVIETPVAQCRCKVLCGKKLGVVPILRAGLGMVSGVVRLIPAAKVGHIGVYRDPATLKPVEYYCKLPTDVEDREIVVIDPMLATGGSAAAAIDMIKKRGARSIKLMCLVAAPEGVLHVNEQHPDVEIYTASVDERLNDHGYIVPGLGDAGDRIFGTK; encoded by the coding sequence ATGCAGGTTCGAATCATCGATCATCCCCTTATTCAGCACAAACTTACGCTGATCCGCGACATAAGAACCGGCCCGAAGGAGTTTCGCGAGCTTCTCGAGGAGATCGCCATGCTGATGGCCTACGAAATCACCCGCAACCTGCCGCTGGAGGAAACGGTCATCGAGACGCCGGTTGCGCAGTGCCGCTGCAAGGTGCTGTGCGGCAAGAAGCTCGGCGTCGTGCCTATCCTGCGGGCGGGGCTCGGCATGGTGAGCGGCGTCGTCCGCCTCATCCCGGCGGCGAAGGTCGGCCATATCGGCGTTTACCGCGACCCCGCGACCCTGAAGCCTGTAGAATACTACTGCAAGCTGCCTACCGACGTGGAAGACCGGGAGATCGTCGTCATCGACCCGATGCTGGCGACGGGCGGTTCGGCGGCCGCGGCCATCGACATGATCAAGAAGCGGGGCGCCCGGAGCATCAAGCTGATGTGTCTCGTGGCAGCTCCCGAGGGTGTGCTGCACGTGAACGAACAGCATCCGGACGTGGAGATATACACCGCGTCGGTGGACGAGCGGCTCAACGACCATGGCTATATCGTGCCCGGCCTCGGCGACGCCGGCGACCGGATTTTCGGAACGAAATAA
- a CDS encoding low molecular weight protein arginine phosphatase has protein sequence MVRVLLVCTGNTCRSPMAEAMLRGRVRAGGFEDKVLVLSAGLAAAGEFPSSPHAVAAMDRRGLDLSGHRSRQLLPELVKAADIILTMTAAHRRAIAAAAPEAAGKVHTLAEYAGEEGDVADPFGGSGELYEACAAEMERLTEKIWQRIAQLAGKSD, from the coding sequence ATGGTGCGTGTTTTGCTCGTTTGTACCGGCAATACCTGTCGCAGTCCGATGGCCGAGGCGATGCTGCGGGGCAGGGTCCGGGCCGGCGGCTTCGAGGATAAGGTTTTGGTGCTGTCGGCGGGGCTGGCGGCTGCCGGCGAATTTCCGTCTTCGCCCCATGCTGTCGCCGCCATGGACCGACGCGGGCTTGACCTGTCGGGCCACCGCTCGCGCCAGCTGCTACCCGAGCTCGTCAAGGCGGCCGACATCATCCTGACGATGACGGCGGCCCATAGGCGGGCGATCGCCGCCGCCGCTCCCGAAGCGGCCGGCAAGGTGCATACTCTGGCGGAATACGCCGGGGAAGAGGGGGATGTGGCCGATCCCTTCGGCGGCAGCGGGGAACTCTATGAGGCGTGCGCGGCCGAAATGGAGCGCCTTACCGAGAAAATATGGCAAAGAATTGCGCAATTAGCAGGAAAAAGCGATTAA
- a CDS encoding sigma 54-interacting transcriptional regulator, giving the protein MKIAFLAPDESMLATARAVLAPDHGDVAVRLGLLSAGVTVATELVADGAEIIITRGGTAAAIRDAGLAVSIVEVPITGFDLIRAVEKARAYGGRIAVVAFPSMVIGIGCLGPILGVDLRNYIISSEFEAEANVQRAFADGADVVVGGVITAKIAACHSLPAVFIESGAEGIIQAAQEAKRLAHARKLEKVKAGLFKTVLDNAYEGVISVDHDGRVTVFNPVAQRTTGIDEARAVGRPIAEIWPQLRLADVLRTGRDDLGQLLRVKDKRILCNKIPIMVSGQAAGAVANFQDVSKIQQMEERIRREIYASGHVAAFAFDDVLGNTPVIENTVRMAQDFAATQSAVLILGETGTGKEVFAQSIHNYSPRAGGPFVAVNCAALPSQILESELFGYVGGAFTGAVKGGRPGLFEVAHRGTIFLDEIAEMDIATQGKLLRVLQEKKVMRLGSDKVIPVDVRVIAATNRTLKQMVAQNDFRADLYYRLNVLRLRIPPLRERVADIPLYARHFLSRYAAAAGRSLAFADDALAFLAGYPWPGNIRELENTVERVAVVCRGGKITAGAVAEMLADEQESGIQIFVQESEHEEIKKALAATRGKYGEAAKMLGMSRSTLWRKLKKFSGK; this is encoded by the coding sequence GTGAAAATCGCCTTTCTCGCTCCCGACGAAAGCATGCTCGCCACCGCCCGGGCGGTTCTCGCCCCCGACCACGGCGACGTCGCCGTCCGCCTCGGCCTGCTGAGCGCCGGTGTTACCGTCGCCACGGAACTGGTCGCCGACGGCGCGGAGATCATCATCACCCGCGGCGGCACCGCGGCGGCTATCCGCGACGCCGGCCTCGCGGTGAGCATTGTCGAGGTGCCGATAACCGGTTTCGACCTCATCCGCGCCGTCGAGAAAGCCCGTGCCTACGGCGGCAGGATCGCCGTCGTCGCCTTCCCTTCCATGGTCATCGGCATCGGCTGCTTAGGGCCCATCCTCGGCGTCGACCTCCGCAATTATATCATCAGCAGCGAATTCGAGGCCGAGGCTAACGTGCAACGTGCCTTCGCCGACGGCGCCGACGTCGTTGTCGGCGGCGTCATCACTGCAAAAATCGCTGCCTGTCACAGCCTCCCGGCCGTTTTCATCGAAAGCGGCGCCGAAGGGATAATCCAGGCCGCCCAGGAAGCCAAGCGCCTTGCCCACGCCCGCAAACTCGAAAAGGTCAAGGCCGGCCTGTTCAAGACGGTGCTCGACAACGCCTACGAGGGCGTCATATCGGTCGACCATGACGGTCGCGTGACCGTCTTCAACCCGGTCGCCCAGCGCACTACCGGCATCGACGAAGCAAGGGCCGTCGGCCGCCCCATCGCCGAAATCTGGCCGCAACTCAGACTCGCCGACGTCCTCAGAACCGGCCGCGACGACCTCGGCCAACTGCTACGCGTCAAGGACAAGCGCATTCTTTGCAACAAAATCCCCATTATGGTGAGTGGCCAGGCTGCCGGGGCAGTGGCCAACTTCCAGGATGTCAGCAAAATCCAGCAGATGGAAGAACGCATCCGCCGCGAAATATACGCCTCCGGGCACGTCGCCGCTTTCGCCTTCGACGATGTCCTCGGCAATACGCCCGTAATCGAAAACACAGTACGCATGGCCCAGGACTTTGCCGCGACCCAGTCCGCCGTCCTCATCCTCGGCGAAACCGGCACCGGCAAAGAAGTCTTTGCCCAGAGCATCCACAATTACAGTCCGCGGGCCGGCGGGCCCTTCGTGGCTGTCAACTGCGCCGCCCTCCCCAGCCAGATACTGGAAAGCGAGCTGTTCGGCTATGTCGGCGGCGCTTTCACCGGCGCCGTCAAGGGAGGTCGTCCTGGGCTGTTCGAAGTCGCCCATCGTGGCACCATCTTCCTTGACGAAATCGCCGAGATGGACATTGCCACCCAGGGCAAGCTGCTGCGCGTCCTCCAGGAGAAAAAAGTGATGCGGCTGGGCAGCGACAAGGTCATCCCCGTGGATGTGCGCGTCATCGCCGCCACTAACCGCACCCTTAAACAGATGGTTGCCCAGAATGACTTCCGCGCCGATCTCTACTACCGCCTCAATGTCCTTCGCCTGCGCATCCCGCCGCTGCGCGAACGGGTCGCCGACATACCACTATACGCCCGCCATTTCCTGTCCCGCTATGCCGCGGCCGCCGGTCGCAGTCTTGCCTTCGCCGACGACGCGTTGGCCTTTCTGGCCGGCTACCCATGGCCCGGGAACATCCGCGAACTGGAGAACACCGTCGAACGCGTAGCCGTCGTCTGCCGCGGGGGCAAGATCACGGCCGGCGCGGTGGCCGAAATGCTCGCCGACGAACAGGAATCCGGCATCCAGATTTTTGTGCAGGAAAGCGAGCACGAGGAGATAAAAAAAGCCCTCGCCGCCACCCGCGGAAAATATGGCGAAGCGGCTAAGATGCTGGGGATGAGCCGGTCGACGCTGTGGCGCAAGCTCAAGAAGTTCAGCGGCAAATAG
- a CDS encoding cytidine/deoxycytidylate deaminase family protein — MTRPMWDEYFMDITRVVATRSTCLRRQVGAVIVKGKRLLTSGYNGAPQGLPHCSEAGCLRAARAIPSGERHELCRGTHAEQNAIVQAALYGVAIEGATLYCTHQPCSGCTKMIINAGIRRIVYLLPYPDELAMELLAGTDIECICFKDDK, encoded by the coding sequence ATGACGCGGCCGATGTGGGACGAGTATTTCATGGATATCACCAGGGTGGTGGCGACCAGATCCACCTGCCTCAGGCGTCAGGTTGGGGCGGTGATCGTCAAGGGCAAGCGCCTGCTGACCAGCGGCTACAACGGCGCGCCGCAGGGGCTGCCCCACTGCAGCGAGGCTGGTTGCCTGCGCGCCGCCAGGGCGATACCGTCCGGCGAGCGCCACGAGCTGTGCCGCGGCACTCATGCCGAGCAGAACGCCATCGTTCAGGCCGCCCTCTATGGCGTGGCCATTGAGGGGGCGACGCTCTACTGCACCCATCAGCCGTGCTCGGGCTGTACCAAGATGATCATTAACGCCGGTATCAGACGGATTGTTTACCTTTTGCCGTACCCGGACGAACTGGCGATGGAGCTGCTGGCCGGCACGGATATAGAGTGTATTTGTTTTAAGGACGACAAATGA
- a CDS encoding TIGR01440 family protein — MFCDNAEIKRQTAAAADELLSAAALKPGQILVVGCSTSEVRGARIGSSGSEEVAAVILAALRGSCRAKDVYLAVQCCEHLNRALVVERPVAERYGLEEVGVVPVPKAGGALAARAMREFTAPVVVETIEAHAGLDIGATLIGMHIKRVAVPVRLEQKVIGQATVTAARYRPKLIGGVRAVYELPPCY, encoded by the coding sequence ATGTTTTGCGACAATGCCGAAATCAAGCGGCAGACGGCGGCGGCGGCCGATGAACTGCTCAGCGCGGCCGCTCTAAAGCCTGGTCAGATACTGGTGGTCGGCTGCAGCACCAGCGAGGTGCGGGGCGCGAGGATCGGTTCGTCGGGCTCCGAAGAGGTGGCGGCGGTTATTCTCGCCGCTCTCCGGGGGAGCTGCCGGGCCAAGGACGTGTATCTCGCCGTCCAGTGCTGCGAGCATCTCAACCGGGCGCTGGTCGTCGAACGGCCGGTGGCCGAACGCTATGGCCTGGAGGAGGTCGGCGTCGTACCTGTGCCTAAAGCGGGCGGGGCGCTTGCAGCCCGGGCGATGCGCGAATTTACCGCGCCGGTGGTCGTGGAAACCATCGAGGCTCACGCCGGACTCGATATCGGCGCGACGCTGATCGGCATGCACATCAAAAGGGTGGCGGTGCCGGTTCGCCTGGAGCAGAAGGTTATCGGCCAGGCGACGGTGACGGCGGCCCGCTACCGGCCCAAGCTCATCGGCGGCGTGCGAGCGGTTTACGAGTTGCCGCCCTGTTACTGA
- a CDS encoding aminotransferase class I/II-fold pyridoxal phosphate-dependent enzyme translates to MKRLSDLTAGLVGQPMLEILEIANALAATGRTIHRFEVGDSDFDAYPHVIAATKQALDQGHTKYVASSGIEPLRQAIREYTAGKLGFAPDLNQIVTMPANSIIDFVIRCVANPGDEIITPDPYFPTYEAVTSYTGVKQVTVPLREGFRLDAGDLEARITPKTRLIIINTPGNPTGAVMSEAEIRDVAAVAAKHDLYLLSDEIYAENIYEGRHFSPSFADQCRERTIILSGFSKGHSMSGWRLGYAIGPAELIAKMGLMFNTVYTCLPPFIQHAGIAALATERRLMDERQAYYRSLRDLMVGKLNDIPGVACATPAGAIYAFPDISGTGMTSKEFARFVLERAGVALTPGAFFGKRGEGHVRLCYLRSEETIVAACDAMNKALGGNKRAVKFA, encoded by the coding sequence ATGAAACGTCTATCCGACCTCACCGCCGGCCTCGTCGGCCAACCGATGCTCGAAATCCTTGAGATCGCCAACGCGCTCGCCGCCACCGGCCGAACAATCCACCGCTTCGAAGTGGGCGACTCCGATTTCGACGCCTACCCCCACGTCATCGCAGCGACCAAGCAGGCCCTCGACCAGGGCCATACAAAATATGTCGCCTCCAGCGGCATCGAGCCGCTGCGTCAGGCCATCCGCGAGTACACCGCCGGCAAGCTTGGCTTCGCTCCCGATCTCAACCAGATAGTAACCATGCCGGCCAACAGCATTATCGACTTCGTCATCCGCTGCGTCGCCAACCCCGGCGACGAGATCATAACCCCCGACCCTTATTTCCCGACCTACGAGGCCGTCACAAGCTACACTGGCGTCAAGCAGGTGACCGTGCCGCTCCGCGAGGGCTTCCGCCTCGACGCCGGCGACCTCGAGGCCCGCATAACCCCCAAAACCCGCCTGATAATCATCAATACCCCCGGCAATCCGACCGGCGCCGTCATGAGCGAGGCGGAAATCCGCGACGTGGCCGCCGTGGCCGCCAAGCACGACCTCTATCTCCTGAGCGACGAGATCTACGCCGAAAACATCTACGAAGGCCGCCACTTCTCGCCGAGCTTCGCCGACCAGTGCCGCGAGCGGACCATTATCCTCAGCGGCTTCTCCAAGGGCCACTCCATGTCAGGCTGGCGGCTGGGCTACGCGATCGGCCCGGCCGAACTGATCGCCAAGATGGGCCTGATGTTCAACACCGTCTACACCTGCCTGCCGCCCTTCATCCAGCACGCCGGCATCGCCGCCCTCGCCACCGAGCGCCGCCTCATGGACGAACGGCAGGCTTACTACCGCTCCCTGCGCGACCTGATGGTCGGCAAGCTGAACGACATCCCCGGCGTTGCCTGCGCCACCCCCGCCGGCGCGATCTACGCCTTCCCCGACATCAGCGGCACCGGCATGACCAGCAAAGAGTTTGCGCGCTTCGTGCTCGAGCGGGCCGGCGTCGCTTTGACCCCCGGCGCTTTCTTCGGCAAACGGGGCGAAGGCCACGTCCGCCTGTGCTACCTGCGTAGCGAGGAGACGATCGTCGCCGCCTGCGACGCGATGAACAAGGCACTGGGCGGCAACAAACGCGCCGTCAAATTTGCCTAG
- a CDS encoding YhcH/YjgK/YiaL family protein produces MILGHIGKLEMEKGLFPAALRKGLEYLAATDFSKVAAGKYEIAGSDIYASVSEYTTDLKENKKLEAHVKYIDIQYIVSGAENIGFDVLTDALAVKEDKLAEKDVIFYEAVPNETELKLTEGMYAIFFPWDVHRPGCAAGAPGPVRKVVVKVRLNALK; encoded by the coding sequence ATGATTCTCGGGCATATCGGCAAACTGGAAATGGAAAAAGGCTTGTTCCCGGCGGCCCTGAGGAAGGGCCTGGAGTATCTGGCCGCGACCGATTTCAGTAAAGTGGCGGCCGGCAAGTACGAGATCGCCGGCAGCGACATTTACGCGTCGGTGTCGGAGTACACCACCGACCTTAAGGAAAACAAGAAACTTGAGGCCCATGTCAAGTATATCGACATCCAATACATCGTCAGCGGCGCTGAGAACATCGGGTTCGACGTCCTGACGGACGCCCTGGCGGTCAAGGAAGACAAGCTGGCCGAGAAGGACGTTATCTTTTACGAAGCTGTCCCGAACGAGACGGAACTGAAGCTGACAGAAGGCATGTACGCCATCTTCTTCCCGTGGGACGTCCATCGGCCGGGCTGCGCGGCCGGCGCCCCTGGCCCGGTGCGCAAGGTAGTCGTGAAGGTCAGGTTGAACGCGCTCAAGTAG
- a CDS encoding NAD-dependent deacylase — translation MAGSLDEVAAAWRSAKFPVVFTGAGMSTESGLPDFRSAKGLWKLRPESLATMAALSREPGEFYFFYQWRIARLWEAAPNTGHEALAALAAAGFVKRLITQNVDGLHQRAGSEAVELHGTLRTVSCLRCGAGYDSRALLPATLGWEEDYRAGRYRPGGECACTACGGGLRPDVVLFGESLPADAWGAAERASRAADFYVVVGSSLAVGPANLCPEFALASGARLIIINQEATHLDSRAEWVFRNTAAGVLAALRERIIG, via the coding sequence ATGGCGGGAAGTCTGGATGAGGTCGCGGCGGCGTGGCGAAGCGCAAAGTTCCCGGTGGTTTTCACTGGGGCGGGGATGAGCACCGAATCGGGGCTGCCCGACTTTCGCTCTGCCAAGGGGCTGTGGAAGCTGCGGCCGGAGAGCCTGGCGACGATGGCGGCGCTCAGTCGCGAACCGGGCGAGTTTTATTTCTTCTACCAGTGGCGTATCGCCCGACTGTGGGAGGCGGCGCCCAATACCGGCCACGAGGCGCTGGCCGCACTGGCGGCCGCTGGTTTCGTAAAACGGCTGATAACCCAGAACGTCGACGGCCTTCATCAACGAGCCGGCAGCGAAGCGGTCGAGCTGCACGGCACGCTGCGGACGGTCAGCTGCCTGCGGTGCGGGGCAGGATACGACAGCCGGGCGTTGCTGCCGGCGACGCTCGGCTGGGAGGAAGACTACCGGGCCGGACGGTACCGTCCGGGCGGGGAATGCGCCTGCACCGCCTGTGGCGGCGGCCTGCGGCCCGATGTTGTGCTGTTCGGTGAGTCATTGCCCGCCGATGCCTGGGGGGCTGCTGAGCGCGCCAGCCGGGCGGCCGATTTTTACGTGGTCGTCGGCTCGTCACTGGCGGTGGGGCCGGCCAACCTGTGTCCCGAGTTCGCGCTGGCGAGCGGGGCACGGCTGATCATCATAAACCAGGAGGCCACGCATCTCGACAGCCGGGCGGAGTGGGTCTTCCGCAACACGGCCGCCGGGGTTTTGGCGGCGCTGCGGGAAAGGATTATCGGCTGA
- the glyA gene encoding serine hydroxymethyltransferase — protein MNILARIDPELARAIDLERKRQQSKIELIASENFVSKAVLQAQGSVLTNKYAEGYPGHRYYGGCEFVDIAENLAIERAKALFGAEHANVQPHSGAQANTAVYFAFLQPGDTILGMNLAHGGHLTHGSPVNISGKYFKIVPYGVDEVSHRINYDEVRRLAMEHRPKMLVAGASAYSRIIDFERMGAIARECGAMFMVDMAHIAGLVAAGLHPTPVPHADIVTTTTHKTLRGPRGGLILCKAEYAKAIDKAVFPGIQGGPLMHVVAAKAVALKEAMGEEFQAYQAQIIKNAKVLAEKLVAEGFAIVSGGTDNHLMLVDVRNQRLTGKVAEKLLDEIGVTVNKNAIPFDPESPFVTSGIRIGTPAVTSRGMQEDAMLVIGEIIAMVLNNPEDSMVKTRAAGMVAKLTKNYPLYADLG, from the coding sequence ATGAATATTCTTGCCAGAATCGATCCGGAATTGGCGCGGGCCATCGACCTTGAGCGTAAGCGCCAGCAGAGCAAAATCGAGCTGATCGCATCGGAGAACTTCGTTTCCAAAGCGGTGCTGCAGGCTCAGGGCTCGGTGCTGACCAACAAGTACGCCGAGGGGTATCCGGGACACCGCTATTACGGCGGGTGCGAGTTCGTGGATATCGCCGAGAATCTCGCCATCGAACGGGCCAAGGCGCTTTTCGGGGCGGAGCACGCCAACGTCCAGCCGCATTCCGGCGCGCAGGCCAATACGGCGGTGTATTTTGCCTTTCTGCAGCCCGGCGACACCATCCTGGGCATGAACCTGGCCCACGGCGGGCATCTGACCCACGGCAGCCCGGTCAATATTTCCGGCAAGTATTTCAAGATCGTTCCCTACGGGGTAGACGAAGTCAGTCACCGCATAAACTACGACGAGGTGCGGCGTCTGGCGATGGAGCACCGGCCGAAGATGCTGGTGGCCGGCGCGAGCGCCTATTCGCGGATCATCGATTTCGAGCGCATGGGAGCCATCGCCCGCGAGTGCGGGGCGATGTTCATGGTCGATATGGCCCATATCGCCGGCCTGGTCGCGGCCGGACTGCACCCCACCCCCGTTCCCCACGCCGACATCGTCACGACGACTACCCATAAAACGCTGCGCGGGCCGCGGGGCGGCCTTATCCTCTGCAAGGCCGAATATGCCAAGGCGATCGACAAGGCCGTATTCCCCGGCATACAGGGCGGACCGCTGATGCACGTTGTCGCCGCCAAGGCCGTGGCGCTTAAAGAGGCGATGGGTGAGGAGTTTCAGGCGTACCAGGCCCAGATTATCAAGAACGCCAAGGTGCTGGCCGAAAAACTGGTGGCTGAAGGCTTCGCCATTGTGTCGGGCGGGACTGACAACCACCTGATGCTCGTCGACGTGAGAAACCAGCGTCTGACCGGCAAGGTGGCCGAAAAGCTGCTCGACGAGATCGGGGTAACGGTGAACAAGAACGCCATCCCCTTCGATCCTGAAAGCCCGTTCGTCACGAGCGGCATCCGCATCGGCACGCCGGCGGTAACGTCGCGCGGCATGCAGGAGGACGCCATGCTTGTTATCGGCGAGATTATCGCCATGGTTCTTAATAATCCGGAAGACTCGATGGTGAAGACCAGGGCGGCCGGCATGGTCGCCAAGCTGACCAAGAATTATCCCTTGTACGCCGACCTGGGCTAG
- the rpiB gene encoding ribose 5-phosphate isomerase B, translated as MLVGIGSDHGGFRLKEDIKQYLTEKGVEFRDFGTHSTDSVDYPDISRAVAEAVAGAKCDRGIIICGTGIGVCIAANKVKGIRAALCHDTYSAQMSREHNNANVLTMGERVIGSGLARAIVEKWLATEFAGGRHAKRVCKIADLEV; from the coding sequence ATGCTTGTTGGTATCGGCAGCGATCACGGCGGTTTCCGCCTGAAAGAAGATATCAAGCAGTATCTGACGGAGAAGGGGGTTGAGTTCCGCGATTTCGGCACCCACTCCACCGATTCCGTCGATTACCCCGACATTTCCCGCGCGGTGGCCGAAGCGGTGGCCGGCGCGAAGTGTGACCGGGGCATTATTATATGTGGGACAGGCATCGGCGTATGCATCGCCGCCAACAAGGTAAAGGGCATCAGGGCGGCGTTGTGCCACGATACATATTCGGCCCAGATGTCGCGCGAGCACAACAACGCCAACGTCCTGACGATGGGCGAACGGGTCATCGGCAGCGGCCTGGCCCGGGCGATCGTCGAGAAGTGGCTGGCGACCGAGTTCGCCGGCGGACGGCATGCGAAGCGGGTGTGCAAGATCGCCGACCTCGAAGTCTAG
- a CDS encoding cupin domain-containing protein has product MNIFDIPQPLPADELSEACHEGGGILIERIVSCGQASPPGFWYDQDRDEWVVLLQGRAEISFADGRQVALAQGDALFLAAHEKHRVDFTSSAPPCIWLAVHGKLS; this is encoded by the coding sequence ATGAACATCTTCGATATCCCCCAGCCTTTGCCGGCCGACGAGCTTTCCGAGGCTTGCCACGAGGGAGGCGGCATTCTCATCGAACGGATAGTCTCCTGCGGGCAAGCCTCGCCCCCCGGATTCTGGTACGACCAGGATCGGGACGAATGGGTTGTCCTCCTCCAGGGCCGCGCAGAAATCTCCTTCGCAGACGGACGGCAGGTCGCTCTCGCGCAAGGCGATGCACTGTTCCTGGCGGCCCACGAAAAACACCGGGTCGATTTCACCTCGTCCGCGCCGCCCTGCATCTGGCTGGCTGTCCACGGCAAGCTCAGTTAA